The following proteins are encoded in a genomic region of Vicugna pacos chromosome 16, VicPac4, whole genome shotgun sequence:
- the ITGB4 gene encoding integrin beta-4 isoform X4: MAGLHSSPWTRLLLAALLSLSFPGAMANRCKKAQVKSCTECIRVDKDCAYCADEMFKERRCNTHAELLAAGCRQESVVVMESSFEITEETLIDTTLRRSQVSPQGLRVRLRPGEEQHFELQVFEPLESPMDLYILMDFSNSMSDDLDNLKKMGQDLAQVLRQLTSDYTIGFGKFVDKVSVPQTDMRPEKLKEPWPNSDPPFSFKNVISLTEDVEEFRSKLKEERISGNLDAPEGGFDAILQTAVCTGDIGWRPDSTHLLVFSTESAFHYEADGANVLAGIMKRNDEECHLDATGTYTQYRTQDYPSVPTLVRLLGQHNIIPIFAVTNYSYSYYEKLSSYFPVSSLGVLQEDSSNIVELLQDAFNRIRSNLDIRALESPRGLRTEVTSKMFQKTDTGSFLIRRGEVGTYQVQLRAIEDLDGTHVCQLPEADQKGNIHLKPSFSNGLRMDVDIICDLCACELQKEERSPRCSSHGDFMCGQCVCNEGWSGKTCNCRTGSLSDLEPCLREGEDKPCSGRGECQCGHCVCYGEGRYEGPFCEYDNFQCPRTSGFLCNDRGRCSMGQCECEPGWTGLSCDCPLSNATCIDSNGGICNGRGYCECGRCHCNQQSLYTDTTCEINYSAIRLGLCEDLRSCVQCQAWGTGEKKGRTCKECSFKVKMVDELKKAEEVVEYCSFRDEDDDCTYSYTVEGDGAPGPNSTVLVQRRKDCPPGTFWWLIPLLIFLLLLLALLLLLCWKYCACCKACLALLPCCNRGHMVGFKEDHYMLRENLMASDHLDTPMLRSGNLKGRDTVRWKITNNVQRPGFASHAASINPTELVPYGLSLRLARLCTENLLKPDTRECDQLRQEVEENLNEVYRQITGVHKLQQTKFRQQPNAGKKQDHTIVDTVLTAPRSAKQALLKLTEKHVEQGAFHELKVAPGYYTLTADQDARGMVEFQEGVELVDVRVPLFIRPEDDDEKQLLVEAIDVPVGTATLGRRLVNITIIKEQASGIVSFEQPEYLVSGGEHVARIPVVRRILDNGKSQVSYRTQDNTAQGNRDYIPAEGELLFQPGETKKELHVKLLELQEMDSLLRGRQTRRFYIQLSNPKFGARLGQPQSATVIIGYQDELDLNFMSQTLSSPPPPRGELGAPQNPNAKAAGSRKIHFNWLPPPGKPTGYRVKYWIQGDSESEAHLLDSKVPSVELTNLYPYCDYEMKVCAYGAQGEGPYSSLVSCRTHQEVPSEPGRLAFNVVSSTVTQLSWAEPAETNGEITAYEVCYGLVNEDNRPIGPMKKVLVDGPKRRTLLIENLRESQPYRYTVKARNGAGWGPEREAIINLATQPKRPMSIPIIPDIPIVDAQSGEDYESFLMYSDDVLRSPASSQRPSVSDDTEHLVNGRMDFAFPGSANSLHRMTVSNAAYGTHLSPHLPHRVLSTSSTLTRDYHSLTRTEHSHSTTLPRDYSTLTSLSSQSLPPIWEDGRSRLPLSWALGSRSRARMKGFPRSGDSRDSIILAGQPAAPSWAPDSRLAAGVPNTPTRLVFSALGPTSLKVSWQEPQCERVLQGYSVEYQLLNGGELHRLSIPSPSQTAVVVEDLLPNHSYVFRVRAQSQEGWGPEREGVITIESQVHPQSPLCPLPGSAFTLSTPSAPGPLVFTALSPDSLQLSWERPRRPDGDILGYLVTCEMAHGGEPATTFLVDGDSPESRLTVPGLSENVPYKFKVQAKTTQGFGPEREGIITIESQDGGPCPQLGSHSGPFQHLLPGEYSTITSTHTSTAEPFLLDGLTLGSQHLEATGSLTRHVTQEFVSRTLTTSGTLSTQVDQQFFQT; encoded by the exons AtggcagggctgcattccagcccgtggaccaggctgctgctggcagccctgctgagcctcagcttccccggGGCCATGG CGAACCGCTGCAAGAAagcccaggtgaagagctgcaccGAGTGCATCCGCGTGGACAAGGACTGTGCCTACTGCGCCGACGAG ATGTTCAAGGAACGGCGCTGTAACACCCACGCAGAGCTGCTGGCTGCGGGCTGCCGGCAGGAGAGCGTGGTGGTCATGGAGAGCAGCTTCGAGATCACGGAG GAAACCCTGATCGACACCACCCTACGACGCAGCCAGGTGTCCCCCCAGGGGCTGCGGGTGCGGCTGCGGCCCGGCGAGGAGCAACACTTTGAGCTGCAGGTGTTCGAGCCCCTGGAGAGCCCCATGGACCTGTATATTCTCATGGACTTCTCCAACTCCATGTCGGACGATCTGGACAACCTCAAGAAGATGGGGCAGGATCTGG CCCAGGTCCTGAGGCAGCTCACCAGTGACTACACTATTGGATTTGGCAAGTTTGTGGACAAAGTCAGCGTCCCTCAGACGGACATGAGGCCTGAGAA GCTGAAGGAGCCCTGGCCCAACAGTGACCCCCCCTTCTCCTTCAAGAATGTCATCAGCCTGacagaggatgtggaggagttcCGAAGTAAGCTGAAGGAAGAGCGGATCTCGGGCAACCTGGACGCCCCCGAAGGAGGTTTCGATGCCATCTTGCAGACGGCCGTGTGCACC GGGGACATCGGCTGGCGCCCCGACAGCACCCACTTGCTGGTGTTCTCCACCGAGTCAGCCTTCCACTACGAGGCCGACGGGGCCAACGTGCTGGCCGGCATCATGAAGCGCAACGACGAGGAGTGCCACCTGGACGCCACGGGCACCTACACCCAGTACAGGACGCAGGACTACCCGTCGGTGCCCACCCTGGTGCGCCTGCTCGGCCAGCACAACATCATCCCCATCTTCGCCGTCACCAACTACTCCTACAGCTACTACGAG AAGCTGTCCTCGTAtttccctgtgtcctcactgGGGGTGCTGCAGGAGGACTCGTCCAACATCGTGGAGCTGCTACAGGATGCCTTCAAT CGCATTCGCTCCAACCTGGACATCCGGGCCCTAGAAAGCCCCCGAGGCCTGCGGACAGAGGTCACCTCCAAGATGTTTCAGAAGACGGACACTGGGTCCTTTCTCATCCGGCGGGGGGAGGTG GGCACATACCAAGTGCAGCTGCGGGCTATCGAGGACTTGGACGGGACCCATGTGTGCCAGCTGCCAGAAGCAGACCAGAAGGGCAACATCCATTTGAAACCCTCCTTCTCCAATGGCCTCAGGATGGACGTGGACATCATttgtgacctgtgtgcctgtgagCTG CAAAAAGAGGAACGATCACCCCGCTGCAGCTCCCACGGGGACTTCATGTGTGGACAGTGTGTGTGCAACGAGGGCTG GAGCGGCAAGACCTGTAACTGCCGCACCGGCTCCCTGAGCGACCTGGAGCCCTGCCTGCGGGAGGGCGAGGACAAGCCGTGCTCGGGGCGGGGCGAGTGCCAGTGTGGGCACTGCGTGTGCTACGGCGAAGGCCGCTACGAGGGTCCGTTCTGCGAGTACGACAACTTCCAGTGCCCCCGCACCTCCGGCTTCCTCTGCAATG ATCGGGGACGCTGCTCCATGGGCCAGTGTGAGTGTGAGCCTGGCTGGACAGGGTTGAGCTGTGACTGTCCTCTCAGTAATGCCACCTGCATCGATAGCAACGGG GGTATCTGTAACGGGCGAGGCTACTGTGAGTGTGGCCGCTGCCACTGCAACCAACAGTCACTGTACACAGACACCACCTGCGAGATCAACTACTCAGCG atcCGCCTGGGCCTCTGTGAGGACCTGCGCTCCTGCGTGCAGTGCCAGGCGTGGGGCACTGGTGAGAAGAAGGGGCGCACGTGTAAGGAGTGCAGCTTCAAGGTCAAGATGGTGGATGAGCTTAAGAAAG CGGAGGAGGTGGTGGAATACTGCTCCTTCCGGGACGAGGATGACGACTGTACCTACAGTTACACCGTGGAGGGTGATGGCGCCCCCGGGCCCAACAGCACCGTCCTGGTGCAGAGGAGGAAGG ACTGTCCTCCCGGCACCTTCTGGTGGCTCATCCCCCTGCTCAtcttcctcctgctgctcctggcactgctgctgctgctctgctgGAAGTACTGTGCCTGCTGCAAG GCCTGCCTGGCCCTTCTCCCTTGCTGCAACCGAG GTCACATGGTGGGTTTCAAGGAAGACCACTACATGCTGCGGGAGAACCTGATGGCCTCGGACCACCTGGACACGCCCATGCTGCGCAGCGGGAACCTCAAGGGGCGGGACACGGTCCGCTGGAAGATCACCAACAACGTGCAGAGGCCTGGCTTTGCCTCGCATGCCGCCAGCATCAACCCCACGGAGCTGG TGCCCTACGGGCTGTCCCTGCGCCTTGCCCGCCTTTGCACCGAGAACCTGCTGAAGCCTGACACCCGAGAATGTGACCAGCTGCGCCAGGAGGTGGAAGAGAAT CTGAACGAGGTGTACAGACAAATCACAGGCGTGCACAAGCTCCAGCAGACCAAGTTCCG GCAGCAGCCCAACGCCGGGAAAAA GCAGGATCACACCATTGTGGACACGGTGCTGACGGCACCCCGCTCGGCCAAGCAGGCTCTGCTGAAGCTGACAGAGAAGCACGTGGAGCAGGGGGCCTTCCATGAGCTCAAGGTGGCCCCCGGCTACTACACCCTCACTGCAGACCAGG ATGCCCGGGGCATGGTGGAGTTCCAGGAGGGTGTGGAGCTGGTGGATGTGCGGGTGCCTCTCTTCATCCGGCCGGAGGACGACGATGAGAAGCAGCTGCTGGTGGAGGCCATTGACGTGCCCGTGGGCACCGCCACCCTCGGCCGCCGCCTGGTGAACATCACCATCATCAAGGAGCAAG CCAGCGGGATCGTGTCCTTTGAGCAGCCCGAGTACTTGGTCAGCGGCGGGGAGCATGTGGCCCGCATCCCCGTGGTCCGGCGCATCCTAGACAATGGCAAGTCCCAGGTCTCCTACCGCACACAGGACAACACAGCACAGGGCAACCGG gactacATACCCGCAGAGGGTGAGCTGCTATTCCAACCTGGGGAGACCAAGAAGGAGCTGCACGTGAAGCTCCTGGAACTGCAGGAGATGGACTCCCTCCTGCGGGGCCGCCAGACCCGCCGCTTCTACATCCAACTCAGCAACCCCAAGTTCGGGGCCCGCCTGGGCCAGCCCCAGTCAGCCACTGTCATCATTGGATACCAAG ACGAACTGGACCTGAACTTCATGAGCCAGACCCTGTCATCACCCCCTCCCCCTCGGGGTGAACTGGGTGCCCCCCAGAACCCCAATGCCAAGGCCGCTGGGTCCCGGAAGATCCACTTCAACTGGCTGCCCCCTCCTGGCAAGCCAACAGGGTACAGG GTGAAATACTGGATCCAGGGTGATTCAGAGTCTGAAGCCCACCTGCTCGACAGCAAGGTGCCCTCAGTGGAGCTCACCAACCTCTACCCGTACTGCGACTACGAGATGAAGGTGTGTGCCTACGGGGCACAGGGCGAGGGTCCCTACAGCTCCCTGGTGTCCTGCCGCACCCACCAGGAAG tACCCAGTGAGCCCGGGCGTCTGGCCTTCAATGTTGTCTCCTCCACCGTGACccagctgagctgggctgagccagCCGAGACCAATGGCGAGATCACAGCCTATGAGGTCTGCTACGGCCTGGTCAACGAGGACAATC GACCCATCGGGCCCATGAAGAAGGTGCTGGTGGACGGCCCCAAGAGGCGGACGCTGCTCATTGAGAACTTGCGGGAGTCACAGCCATACCGCTACACGGTCAAGGCTCGCAACGGGGCAGGCTGGGGGCCTGAGCGGGAGGCCATCATCAACCTAGCCACCCAGCCCAAGCGGCCCATGTCCA TCCCCATCATCCCGGACATCCCCATCGTGGACGCCCAGAGTGGGGAAGACTACGAAAGCTTCCTCATGTACAGTGATGACGTGCTCCGCTCCCCGGCCAGCAGCCAGAGGCCCAGCGTCTCTGATGACACTG agCACCTGGTGAATGGGCGGATGGACTTCGCCTTCCCGGGCAGCGCCAACTCCCTGCACAGGATGACCGTGAGCAACGCTGCCTACGGCACCCACCTGAGCCCGCACCTGCCCcaccgcgtgctgagcacatcCTCCACCCTCACTCGGGACTACCACTCACTGACCCGCACGGAACACTCGCACTCGACCACGCTGCCCAGGGACTATTCCACTctcacctccctctcctcccaga gcctccctcccatCTGGGAAGACGGGAGGAGCAGGCTTCCGCTGTCCTGGGCCCTGGGGTCCCGGAGTCGGGCTCGGATGAAGGGGTTCCCTCGCTCTGGGGACTCACGAGACTCTATAATCCTGGCTGGGCAGCCAGCAGCGCCCTCCTGGGCCCCAG ACTCCCGCTTGGCTGCAGGTGTGCCCAACACACCCACCCGCCTGGTGTTCTCAGCTCTGGGACCCACGTCTCTGAAAGTGAGCTGGCAGGAGCCGCAGTGCGAGCGGGTGCTGCAGGGCTACAGCGTGGAGTACCAACTGCTGAACGGCG GTGAGCTGCATCGGCTCAgcatccccagccccagccagacTGCAGTGGTGGTGGAAGACCTTCTGCCCAACCACTCCTACGTGTTCCGCGTGCGGGCCCAGAGCCAGGAAGGCTGGGGCCCAGAGCGTGAGGGTGTCATCACCATCGAGTCACAGGTGCACCCACAGAGTCCACTCTGCCCCCTGCCAG GCTCTGCCTTCACTCTGAGCACGCCCAGTGCCCCTGGCCCACTGGTGTTCACGGCCCTGAGCCCGGACTCACTGCAGTTAAGCTGGGAGCGGCCTCGCAGACCTGATGGGGATATCCTCGGCTACCTGGTGACTTGTGAGATGGCCCACGGAGGAG agccaGCCACCACGTTCCTAGTGGATGGTGACAGCCCCGAGAGCCGGCTGACTGTGCCGGGCCTCAGCGAGAACGTGCCCTACAAGTTCAAGGTGCAGGCCAAGACCACCCAAGGCTTCGGGCCAGAGCGTGAGGGTATCATCACCATCGAGTCCCAGGATGGAG GCCCCTGCCCGCAGCTGGGCAGCCACTCGGGGCCCTTCCAGCACCTGCTGCCAGGGGAGTACAGCACCATCACCAGCACCCACACCAGCACCGCCGAGCCCTTCCTGCTGG ACGGACTGACCCTGGGGTCCCAGCACCTAGAAGCAACTGGCTCTCTCACCCGCCATGTGACTCAGGAGTTCGTGAGCCGGACACTGACCACCAGTGGAACCCTCAGCACCCAGGTGGACCAACAGTTCTTCCAGACCTGA
- the ITGB4 gene encoding integrin beta-4 isoform X5 codes for MAGLHSSPWTRLLLAALLSLSFPGAMANRCKKAQVKSCTECIRVDKDCAYCADEMFKERRCNTHAELLAAGCRQESVVVMESSFEITEETLIDTTLRRSQVSPQGLRVRLRPGEEQHFELQVFEPLESPMDLYILMDFSNSMSDDLDNLKKMGQDLAQVLRQLTSDYTIGFGKFVDKVSVPQTDMRPEKLKEPWPNSDPPFSFKNVISLTEDVEEFRSKLKEERISGNLDAPEGGFDAILQTAVCTGDIGWRPDSTHLLVFSTESAFHYEADGANVLAGIMKRNDEECHLDATGTYTQYRTQDYPSVPTLVRLLGQHNIIPIFAVTNYSYSYYEKLSSYFPVSSLGVLQEDSSNIVELLQDAFNRIRSNLDIRALESPRGLRTEVTSKMFQKTDTGSFLIRRGEVGTYQVQLRAIEDLDGTHVCQLPEADQKGNIHLKPSFSNGLRMDVDIICDLCACELQKEERSPRCSSHGDFMCGQCVCNEGWSGKTCNCRTGSLSDLEPCLREGEDKPCSGRGECQCGHCVCYGEGRYEGPFCEYDNFQCPRTSGFLCNDRGRCSMGQCECEPGWTGLSCDCPLSNATCIDSNGGICNGRGYCECGRCHCNQQSLYTDTTCEINYSAIRLGLCEDLRSCVQCQAWGTGEKKGRTCKECSFKVKMVDELKKAEEVVEYCSFRDEDDDCTYSYTVEGDGAPGPNSTVLVQRRKDCPPGTFWWLIPLLIFLLLLLALLLLLCWKYCACCKACLALLPCCNRGHMVGFKEDHYMLRENLMASDHLDTPMLRSGNLKGRDTVRWKITNNVQRPGFASHAASINPTELVPYGLSLRLARLCTENLLKPDTRECDQLRQEVEENLNEVYRQITGVHKLQQTKFRQQPNAGKKQDHTIVDTVLTAPRSAKQALLKLTEKHVEQGAFHELKVAPGYYTLTADQDARGMVEFQEGVELVDVRVPLFIRPEDDDEKQLLVEAIDVPVGTATLGRRLVNITIIKEQASGIVSFEQPEYLVSGGEHVARIPVVRRILDNGKSQVSYRTQDNTAQGNRDYIPAEGELLFQPGETKKELHVKLLELQEMDSLLRGRQTRRFYIQLSNPKFGARLGQPQSATVIIGYQDELDLNFMSQTLSSPPPPRGELGAPQNPNAKAAGSRKIHFNWLPPPGKPTGYRVKYWIQGDSESEAHLLDSKVPSVELTNLYPYCDYEMKVCAYGAQGEGPYSSLVSCRTHQEVPSEPGRLAFNVVSSTVTQLSWAEPAETNGEITAYEVCYGLVNEDNRPIGPMKKVLVDGPKRRTLLIENLRESQPYRYTVKARNGAGWGPEREAIINLATQPKRPMSIPIIPDIPIVDAQSGEDYESFLMYSDDVLRSPASSQRPSVSDDTEHLVNGRMDFAFPGSANSLHRMTVSNAAYGTHLSPHLPHRVLSTSSTLTRDYHSLTRTEHSHSTTLPRDYSTLTSLSSQNSRLAAGVPNTPTRLVFSALGPTSLKVSWQEPQCERVLQGYSVEYQLLNGGELHRLSIPSPSQTAVVVEDLLPNHSYVFRVRAQSQEGWGPEREGVITIESQVHPQSPLCPLPGSAFTLSTPSAPGPLVFTALSPDSLQLSWERPRRPDGDILGYLVTCEMAHGGEPATTFLVDGDSPESRLTVPGLSENVPYKFKVQAKTTQGFGPEREGIITIESQDGGPCPQLGSHSGPFQHLLPGEYSTITSTHTSTAEPFLLDGLTLGSQHLEATGSLTRHVTQEFVSRTLTTSGTLSTQVDQQFFQT; via the exons AtggcagggctgcattccagcccgtggaccaggctgctgctggcagccctgctgagcctcagcttccccggGGCCATGG CGAACCGCTGCAAGAAagcccaggtgaagagctgcaccGAGTGCATCCGCGTGGACAAGGACTGTGCCTACTGCGCCGACGAG ATGTTCAAGGAACGGCGCTGTAACACCCACGCAGAGCTGCTGGCTGCGGGCTGCCGGCAGGAGAGCGTGGTGGTCATGGAGAGCAGCTTCGAGATCACGGAG GAAACCCTGATCGACACCACCCTACGACGCAGCCAGGTGTCCCCCCAGGGGCTGCGGGTGCGGCTGCGGCCCGGCGAGGAGCAACACTTTGAGCTGCAGGTGTTCGAGCCCCTGGAGAGCCCCATGGACCTGTATATTCTCATGGACTTCTCCAACTCCATGTCGGACGATCTGGACAACCTCAAGAAGATGGGGCAGGATCTGG CCCAGGTCCTGAGGCAGCTCACCAGTGACTACACTATTGGATTTGGCAAGTTTGTGGACAAAGTCAGCGTCCCTCAGACGGACATGAGGCCTGAGAA GCTGAAGGAGCCCTGGCCCAACAGTGACCCCCCCTTCTCCTTCAAGAATGTCATCAGCCTGacagaggatgtggaggagttcCGAAGTAAGCTGAAGGAAGAGCGGATCTCGGGCAACCTGGACGCCCCCGAAGGAGGTTTCGATGCCATCTTGCAGACGGCCGTGTGCACC GGGGACATCGGCTGGCGCCCCGACAGCACCCACTTGCTGGTGTTCTCCACCGAGTCAGCCTTCCACTACGAGGCCGACGGGGCCAACGTGCTGGCCGGCATCATGAAGCGCAACGACGAGGAGTGCCACCTGGACGCCACGGGCACCTACACCCAGTACAGGACGCAGGACTACCCGTCGGTGCCCACCCTGGTGCGCCTGCTCGGCCAGCACAACATCATCCCCATCTTCGCCGTCACCAACTACTCCTACAGCTACTACGAG AAGCTGTCCTCGTAtttccctgtgtcctcactgGGGGTGCTGCAGGAGGACTCGTCCAACATCGTGGAGCTGCTACAGGATGCCTTCAAT CGCATTCGCTCCAACCTGGACATCCGGGCCCTAGAAAGCCCCCGAGGCCTGCGGACAGAGGTCACCTCCAAGATGTTTCAGAAGACGGACACTGGGTCCTTTCTCATCCGGCGGGGGGAGGTG GGCACATACCAAGTGCAGCTGCGGGCTATCGAGGACTTGGACGGGACCCATGTGTGCCAGCTGCCAGAAGCAGACCAGAAGGGCAACATCCATTTGAAACCCTCCTTCTCCAATGGCCTCAGGATGGACGTGGACATCATttgtgacctgtgtgcctgtgagCTG CAAAAAGAGGAACGATCACCCCGCTGCAGCTCCCACGGGGACTTCATGTGTGGACAGTGTGTGTGCAACGAGGGCTG GAGCGGCAAGACCTGTAACTGCCGCACCGGCTCCCTGAGCGACCTGGAGCCCTGCCTGCGGGAGGGCGAGGACAAGCCGTGCTCGGGGCGGGGCGAGTGCCAGTGTGGGCACTGCGTGTGCTACGGCGAAGGCCGCTACGAGGGTCCGTTCTGCGAGTACGACAACTTCCAGTGCCCCCGCACCTCCGGCTTCCTCTGCAATG ATCGGGGACGCTGCTCCATGGGCCAGTGTGAGTGTGAGCCTGGCTGGACAGGGTTGAGCTGTGACTGTCCTCTCAGTAATGCCACCTGCATCGATAGCAACGGG GGTATCTGTAACGGGCGAGGCTACTGTGAGTGTGGCCGCTGCCACTGCAACCAACAGTCACTGTACACAGACACCACCTGCGAGATCAACTACTCAGCG atcCGCCTGGGCCTCTGTGAGGACCTGCGCTCCTGCGTGCAGTGCCAGGCGTGGGGCACTGGTGAGAAGAAGGGGCGCACGTGTAAGGAGTGCAGCTTCAAGGTCAAGATGGTGGATGAGCTTAAGAAAG CGGAGGAGGTGGTGGAATACTGCTCCTTCCGGGACGAGGATGACGACTGTACCTACAGTTACACCGTGGAGGGTGATGGCGCCCCCGGGCCCAACAGCACCGTCCTGGTGCAGAGGAGGAAGG ACTGTCCTCCCGGCACCTTCTGGTGGCTCATCCCCCTGCTCAtcttcctcctgctgctcctggcactgctgctgctgctctgctgGAAGTACTGTGCCTGCTGCAAG GCCTGCCTGGCCCTTCTCCCTTGCTGCAACCGAG GTCACATGGTGGGTTTCAAGGAAGACCACTACATGCTGCGGGAGAACCTGATGGCCTCGGACCACCTGGACACGCCCATGCTGCGCAGCGGGAACCTCAAGGGGCGGGACACGGTCCGCTGGAAGATCACCAACAACGTGCAGAGGCCTGGCTTTGCCTCGCATGCCGCCAGCATCAACCCCACGGAGCTGG TGCCCTACGGGCTGTCCCTGCGCCTTGCCCGCCTTTGCACCGAGAACCTGCTGAAGCCTGACACCCGAGAATGTGACCAGCTGCGCCAGGAGGTGGAAGAGAAT CTGAACGAGGTGTACAGACAAATCACAGGCGTGCACAAGCTCCAGCAGACCAAGTTCCG GCAGCAGCCCAACGCCGGGAAAAA GCAGGATCACACCATTGTGGACACGGTGCTGACGGCACCCCGCTCGGCCAAGCAGGCTCTGCTGAAGCTGACAGAGAAGCACGTGGAGCAGGGGGCCTTCCATGAGCTCAAGGTGGCCCCCGGCTACTACACCCTCACTGCAGACCAGG ATGCCCGGGGCATGGTGGAGTTCCAGGAGGGTGTGGAGCTGGTGGATGTGCGGGTGCCTCTCTTCATCCGGCCGGAGGACGACGATGAGAAGCAGCTGCTGGTGGAGGCCATTGACGTGCCCGTGGGCACCGCCACCCTCGGCCGCCGCCTGGTGAACATCACCATCATCAAGGAGCAAG CCAGCGGGATCGTGTCCTTTGAGCAGCCCGAGTACTTGGTCAGCGGCGGGGAGCATGTGGCCCGCATCCCCGTGGTCCGGCGCATCCTAGACAATGGCAAGTCCCAGGTCTCCTACCGCACACAGGACAACACAGCACAGGGCAACCGG gactacATACCCGCAGAGGGTGAGCTGCTATTCCAACCTGGGGAGACCAAGAAGGAGCTGCACGTGAAGCTCCTGGAACTGCAGGAGATGGACTCCCTCCTGCGGGGCCGCCAGACCCGCCGCTTCTACATCCAACTCAGCAACCCCAAGTTCGGGGCCCGCCTGGGCCAGCCCCAGTCAGCCACTGTCATCATTGGATACCAAG ACGAACTGGACCTGAACTTCATGAGCCAGACCCTGTCATCACCCCCTCCCCCTCGGGGTGAACTGGGTGCCCCCCAGAACCCCAATGCCAAGGCCGCTGGGTCCCGGAAGATCCACTTCAACTGGCTGCCCCCTCCTGGCAAGCCAACAGGGTACAGG GTGAAATACTGGATCCAGGGTGATTCAGAGTCTGAAGCCCACCTGCTCGACAGCAAGGTGCCCTCAGTGGAGCTCACCAACCTCTACCCGTACTGCGACTACGAGATGAAGGTGTGTGCCTACGGGGCACAGGGCGAGGGTCCCTACAGCTCCCTGGTGTCCTGCCGCACCCACCAGGAAG tACCCAGTGAGCCCGGGCGTCTGGCCTTCAATGTTGTCTCCTCCACCGTGACccagctgagctgggctgagccagCCGAGACCAATGGCGAGATCACAGCCTATGAGGTCTGCTACGGCCTGGTCAACGAGGACAATC GACCCATCGGGCCCATGAAGAAGGTGCTGGTGGACGGCCCCAAGAGGCGGACGCTGCTCATTGAGAACTTGCGGGAGTCACAGCCATACCGCTACACGGTCAAGGCTCGCAACGGGGCAGGCTGGGGGCCTGAGCGGGAGGCCATCATCAACCTAGCCACCCAGCCCAAGCGGCCCATGTCCA TCCCCATCATCCCGGACATCCCCATCGTGGACGCCCAGAGTGGGGAAGACTACGAAAGCTTCCTCATGTACAGTGATGACGTGCTCCGCTCCCCGGCCAGCAGCCAGAGGCCCAGCGTCTCTGATGACACTG agCACCTGGTGAATGGGCGGATGGACTTCGCCTTCCCGGGCAGCGCCAACTCCCTGCACAGGATGACCGTGAGCAACGCTGCCTACGGCACCCACCTGAGCCCGCACCTGCCCcaccgcgtgctgagcacatcCTCCACCCTCACTCGGGACTACCACTCACTGACCCGCACGGAACACTCGCACTCGACCACGCTGCCCAGGGACTATTCCACTctcacctccctctcctcccaga ACTCCCGCTTGGCTGCAGGTGTGCCCAACACACCCACCCGCCTGGTGTTCTCAGCTCTGGGACCCACGTCTCTGAAAGTGAGCTGGCAGGAGCCGCAGTGCGAGCGGGTGCTGCAGGGCTACAGCGTGGAGTACCAACTGCTGAACGGCG GTGAGCTGCATCGGCTCAgcatccccagccccagccagacTGCAGTGGTGGTGGAAGACCTTCTGCCCAACCACTCCTACGTGTTCCGCGTGCGGGCCCAGAGCCAGGAAGGCTGGGGCCCAGAGCGTGAGGGTGTCATCACCATCGAGTCACAGGTGCACCCACAGAGTCCACTCTGCCCCCTGCCAG GCTCTGCCTTCACTCTGAGCACGCCCAGTGCCCCTGGCCCACTGGTGTTCACGGCCCTGAGCCCGGACTCACTGCAGTTAAGCTGGGAGCGGCCTCGCAGACCTGATGGGGATATCCTCGGCTACCTGGTGACTTGTGAGATGGCCCACGGAGGAG agccaGCCACCACGTTCCTAGTGGATGGTGACAGCCCCGAGAGCCGGCTGACTGTGCCGGGCCTCAGCGAGAACGTGCCCTACAAGTTCAAGGTGCAGGCCAAGACCACCCAAGGCTTCGGGCCAGAGCGTGAGGGTATCATCACCATCGAGTCCCAGGATGGAG GCCCCTGCCCGCAGCTGGGCAGCCACTCGGGGCCCTTCCAGCACCTGCTGCCAGGGGAGTACAGCACCATCACCAGCACCCACACCAGCACCGCCGAGCCCTTCCTGCTGG ACGGACTGACCCTGGGGTCCCAGCACCTAGAAGCAACTGGCTCTCTCACCCGCCATGTGACTCAGGAGTTCGTGAGCCGGACACTGACCACCAGTGGAACCCTCAGCACCCAGGTGGACCAACAGTTCTTCCAGACCTGA